AGCCCTCATTATGCCGCTGGGCGTATTCCTTGTGCGTGTAGAAAGTCACCTTTTGTCTCTCCACTCGAGCCTTAAAAGAATGGCGTAGCTTATTGCCCCCAGAGTTGTGCCCTGTAAGGATTGGGCGGTCTTTGATTTGACGCCCATATTTATTAAGCGTGCCCTGCTTGCCCCGCCTATTGGTGCGGTATCGGGTGATGTCGCGCCCGCGCTTGTCGGTTGTTTTCCTCGGTTGCCACTTTTGTAAACTGCCATCGTGAAAGCCCTCATCTTGAAAGTTTTGCTGGATAAATTTCAGCCCCTCGGTCTTTAAAATTTTAGAGGCATCATTTTGCATAAAGGCGGCAACTTCGTTGAGTTTTTTCTGCAAATCCCTTAAATCTCTGCCCATTATTTTTCGTTTTTATGTATATGCCTGCGGTGGCTCACCGCTTACCAGTGATTTTTATAGGTTTTACGGCTGCCGAGCTTCATAAAGGGAATAGGCTCATCGGGGGAGCCATCGCCGTTGGTGTCCTCCATTTTTTTTGGCAAGTCGGCCTCGATGTCTCCTTTGGCTATTTTTTCTAACCAAAGTAGCGCTTCATCGTATCGGATTTTTGCCACTTCGTTCATTTTCTTGGTTCTGCGGATATAGACCTCGTGAATAACAATGTCTTTTAGGTATTTAAGAAGTACTTTGGAGCGCTCCTCGCCTTGTTTTTCAAATACGGCAGAAGCGTTGTAATACCTAAAAAGGTAGGACTTCATAAGGTCGATGCTTTCGGCAATGATTTCCTCCACGATGCTATCATCGCTATTGGTGATTAAATCTATCACTTCACGAGTTGCTACGGTTTTGAGTTCTTCTATATTTAAAAACATTTTAAATCATTTTTAATCGTTGTTTAAACTTAGTTTCACAGCTTTTCTGCTGAAAGGATATACCGTTCTGCGATGAATGATGGTGGAAAAAGTGAGGCGATAGCTCATAATGCCCTCTTCGTTGATATGCAATTCGTCTTCTCCCGTCTGTTGTAGCGGTTTAAATTGTTCGCCTTTTAGAAATTGCAGGGCATCTACGATGTTGTCCAAAATATCTAGCTCCATCAGCCCGTGTTCTGGGTCTGCTGTGCCAAGGTGCTGATCTGTCCAGCCGTCTTTGCAGTAGAAATCAACATTAACCTCGCAGGCACCCTCTTGGAGGTGCTGGGTCATTGTTTCATAGCGGATAGGCATCACTTGAATAAGCGCAGCCGTCCATATCTCTGGGTAGTGGCTTTGTGGGTTATCAAATTGCCCGCGTTGTAGGTCTATCAATTCTAAGCCCTGTACAGTTGCGAGGGCTTGTTTTATTTTTATAAAAAGTTCTTTTCTCGGTGTCATCGTGTTTTATTTAAAAATTGCCCGCGGAGGCTCTCCGCTCATACTCTTCGTTTCTTAGTTCTTTTTCCAATAAGAGGTTTGGCACTTCCTTCACTTTTAGAATAGCCGTAATAGAGCTGTGCGAGAGCCACGGCGCGCTCCAAAGTATCTGGGGCATCATCGTTACTAGTGGTGCCTTTTTCAAAGGCGAGGACCTGCTTTATAAAAGCTTCGTAGTCTTTTTTCTCCTTTAAATTTTCGTCCCAAAAGAGCAATTTTCGGGAGAGGATATTGCGCAGGGTAGCCTCTATTCGGTTATGTTTATCGCCCTGCTGATGCTGTGGAATGGGCAAATCTGGGCAGGCGTTGTCCTCTGCCGCTTGGAGCATCACGGGCTGATACACGGCAAGCTGTGCGGCGGTAGCATCGTAGAAAGATAAAGGCGTGTAGCCCTTGTGCTTGTACTTAAAAATCCACGAAAAATGCGCCTCCATCGCCGAATTAATGCTACAACGCTGGCAGAATGTCTCCAACACCGTGAGGCGCAAGCCCTGCACGCCGATTAAAACCCCTGCCTTGTAGTCGCCATTGCTTGTGTAGCTTAAATCCCAGTGTACCAAAAAGCCGTCCCACACTTCGCTAGGGTGCACCTTTCGGTGCAGTATTTCCTTAGCCTTAAATAATTTACCTTCTTCAATAGGGTTATTGAAATCCTCACGCTGTGAGGTGTAAAAGTCGTCGTCTTCGATGATGTCTATTACCTCCTGCTTGGTGTAGCGCTCGTCCCAGCTAGGCGCCCAGTCCTTTACCTCTTTGTAATTATCTTTGGTGATGTTTTTGGTTGCCAAATCGACCTTGCTTAAATCAAAATGTTTACTTTCCTTGAAAGCGTTCATAATGAAGTCTAGCAAGCCATCTTTTACAATGTAATTGTTAGGCACAATGAGGCGACCACGCTGTTTATGGAATGCTTTTTTAAGATCTCCCGTAATTTTTTCGCCGTATTTGCGAACCATTTCGGGGCGTTTGGCTCTATCCCTGTCCTCACAGTCGTCCACGCTGGCAAAGTCTGGACGGTAAGCTCCAAAACGCAAACCACGAAATGGTTGATTTAAACCTAAGGCTTTGAAAAACTTGCCATCTTTGGTTTGAAATTCGCCATCTGCCCAATCGCCATAAGAAACCTGCACGCCAAAATCTTTGATGATGCGCTGATTATTTTCCAAATGGACCTGTAAATCCGAAAGCAATAGCTTGGCAAGTCCTTCATTCGCTCCGATGAGCAAGGCAAAAAACAGCTCGTTGTTTTCTTTTAGGTGGAGAATGTTGCCCACATTGGTATGTATGGATTTAGCCGCACCGCGGAACCACTGGCGGAATTGCCGTATTTTTCTATCCTTAAAAACCTTTTCATAACTGCTTTGATGAAATTTAGCACAAGGTGCATCGGCTAAGGGCAAGCCACTATTAACGCCGAAATAATAATCAAAAAACGCGTTGTAATTTTCTGGTTTTAAAAGATGTTTAATTCGCTCCTGTTGTTGGTCTGTGGTTTCTTTGACCAAGGAATCAGAGGTGAGCTCCTTTATCATCTTTGAGCGCATAAAATAACGCTCCCTAGCT
This Ornithobacterium rhinotracheale DNA region includes the following protein-coding sequences:
- a CDS encoding phage protein Gp36 family protein; the encoded protein is MFLNIEELKTVATREVIDLITNSDDSIVEEIIAESIDLMKSYLFRYYNASAVFEKQGEERSKVLLKYLKDIVIHEVYIRRTKKMNEVAKIRYDEALLWLEKIAKGDIEADLPKKMEDTNGDGSPDEPIPFMKLGSRKTYKNHW
- a CDS encoding phage morphogenesis protein; the encoded protein is MGRDLRDLQKKLNEVAAFMQNDASKILKTEGLKFIQQNFQDEGFHDGSLQKWQPRKTTDKRGRDITRYRTNRRGKQGTLNKYGRQIKDRPILTGHNSGGNKLRHSFKARVERQKVTFYTHKEYAQRHNEGLNGMPKRQFMGQSKTLDNNIKTKITKVLDKIFEQ